Proteins encoded together in one Triticum dicoccoides isolate Atlit2015 ecotype Zavitan chromosome 7B, WEW_v2.0, whole genome shotgun sequence window:
- the LOC119340714 gene encoding phytepsin-like translates to MNSAVTILSTHAPQHDADEHPEKSSAYILKIGDGDATQCMCGFIAMDIPPPCGPIRILGDIFMGDYHAVFDYGNMKVGFAKAA, encoded by the exons atgaactcAGCCG TAACAATTCTCTCAACACATGCTCCACAGCACGACGCCGACGAGCATCCGGAGAAATCATCTGCG TACATCCTAAAGATTGGTGATGGAGATGCTACCCAGTGCATGTGTGGATTCATAGCCATGGACATTCCTCCTCCCTGTGGACCTATCCG GATCCTGGGTGATATATTCATGGGAGACTACCATGCTGTATTCGACTATGGCAACATGAAGGTTGGGTT